GAATCTCGCGGTAGGTCTGGAGGAACTCCTTGCCGTAGCGCCCCACGCTGCTCTTGGAGATGTCGTAGCCCTTGCCCTGGCAAAACGCCGCGATCTCCTCGTAGGTGGCGCCCTCTACCAACAGGCAGTCCACCTCGGCCCGGAGCTCCCGGGGGAGCTCGGTCTCCACCTTGGAGCGGCGGCGAATGACGGGCCCGCTCACGCGAGCTCCTCCTCCACCCGGCGCAGATCCGCGTCGAGGGCGCGCAGCTCGCGGTGCAGCTCCACCGCCCGCCCCAGGTGCACGAAGGCCCCGGGCAGGTCCACCCCGGCCTTCTCGCGGATCGCCCAGTCGGCCAGCACGGCCTTGACGCTGCGCACCGCCGCGTCAAGCTCGGTCACGAGCTCCATGCGCCGGTACTTGAGGCCGGCCAGGTGGCTCTTCAGGCGCGCGCGCTCTTCATTCACGGCTTGTCGCCCTCCCTGGGCTCCAGGTCATCCCTGCGGCCCCTTGGCCCGCACCAGCGGGCAGAACATGTTGTTGTCGATCTTCTCCACCAGCCGCGTCTGCACCTGGGTGCTGAGATGGACGATTGAGGAGAGCTCCTCGGCGAGCTGCGCCACCCGCTGCGCCAGGTGTTGGGTCTCTTTCACCAGGGTCACGTTGTCGCGGTACATGCTGGCCACCTGGTCCACGTCGCGCTTGTACTGGAGGAGCACCGCGTCCACCCGGTCGCGCTCTTCGCTGCGCTGGCGGTCGACCCAGCGCATGTTGAGCCACCCGAGCAACACCAGAAACCCGATGGGCCCTACGTTTTTGGCGATGTCGGCAACCGCCGGAAAACCCAACCCCTCCATGCCCTACCTCCGCCGCTCCGTATCCGCCTCGCAGTCCCGGCACCGCCTGCACCCCGGCACGGCCTCTCTCCGCGCCCGGGGGATCGGGTCGCCGCAGTCCAGGCAGGTTTGCCGGCCCCCAGCCTCCGACCCCAGGCCCCTCCTCCACGCCGCCAGCGCGTCGGCCCGCAGCTCCTCCTCTCGGGCCGAGGCGCGGTCTCCCTCGTCAGCCACCGCGATCCCGCCGCCGGTGCCGGCCGCCCACCCCCCGACCCGCACCCCCAGGTACAGCGCCCAGCGCTGCGAGCGCCGCACCCCGAGCACCCCCATGCCCTCCAGAAAGAGCGCGTCGGCCCGGGCCCGCGAGACCACCGCCGTGTCGTAGAGCCAGTCGTGCAGCACCGCCGCCGCCGCGTAGCGCCCCGCCGGGTGCCCCACCAGCGTCCAGAAGAGCCGGGGCACCGAGGCGAAGTCTGTGCGGAAGAACGCCGGCACCCGGTACACCTCGTCGCTGCCCTCGCGGCCGGCGTAGTACTCGAGCTCGCGCAGGGTCGCCCACAGGCGCGTGCCGGGGATCTGCTCGACCCGGAGAGGCTCGGTGAAGCTGCTCATGGTTGTCCCCCAGCCCCTGACCCCTAGCCCCCGGCCCCTCGCCCCGCCACCTCACGCACCCAGCCCAGCACCCGAGCCACCGCCACCCGAAGCTCCGCCGGGTCCTCGAACCCCTGGGCCGCCAGGTAGCGCTCGGTCTCCTCGCGGATCAGCCGCAGGCTCAGGCGGGCCAGCTCCTCCTCCTCGGGCAGGAGCCGCTCCCAGGGGATCTCGGCCACCACGTACTGTTCGAGGGCGCCCAGGGCCGCCGTCTCGTCGCCCACCAGCGCCAGCGCCCCGTCGGCGATGCGCAGCACCTCGGCCCGCCACGTGGGGTTTTCGTGCAGCACCCGGGCCGTGGCCGCCTTTACCCCGAGCTCGAGCGCCAGCTCGTGTCGCGCCCCCGGCTGCAGCGCCGCGCAACCCACAAGCAGAAACACCGCCGCCAACACCACACACCTCCAGGGCCCGCTTCTGCTCTTCATCTCGCCGCCTCCTTCGTAGGTCGGGGCTCGCCCCGACGTCCTCAGTACAGCCACAGCACCGTGCCCGGGTGCGACGGGCTCACCCCCAGGTGGATGAACTCTCGCCCCACGCCGATCCGCAGGAACCCGGCGGCCATCGCCTCGGCCACCACCTCGTACTTCTCCCGGGGCGAGACCGCCCGCACGTCGACTCCCTGGCCCGTGAGGTGCTCCGAGGCCTGCGCCCCGCCCACCGCCGCGTTGTGCGCCGCGCACCGCACCCCCGAAGTCACCACCAGCGGCCGGCCCAGCCGGCGCCGCAGGTCTTGCAGGCGAGACACCAGCGCCGGGTCCACCTCGGCCGCCCCGCACCCGCACCGGCACGCGAACTCCGCCCGCCGAAAGTTCTCGCTCAGCCGCTCACTCACTCACC
This portion of the Thermodesulfobacteriota bacterium genome encodes:
- a CDS encoding DUF1353 domain-containing protein: MSSFTEPLRVEQIPGTRLWATLRELEYYAGREGSDEVYRVPAFFRTDFASVPRLFWTLVGHPAGRYAAAAVLHDWLYDTAVVSRARADALFLEGMGVLGVRRSQRWALYLGVRVGGWAAGTGGGIAVADEGDRASAREEELRADALAAWRRGLGSEAGGRQTCLDCGDPIPRARREAVPGCRRCRDCEADTERRR
- a CDS encoding D-Ala-D-Ala carboxypeptidase family metallohydrolase; its protein translation is MSERLSENFRRAEFACRCGCGAAEVDPALVSRLQDLRRRLGRPLVVTSGVRCAAHNAAVGGAQASEHLTGQGVDVRAVSPREKYEVVAEAMAAGFLRIGVGREFIHLGVSPSHPGTVLWLY